A single window of Oncorhynchus clarkii lewisi isolate Uvic-CL-2024 chromosome 10, UVic_Ocla_1.0, whole genome shotgun sequence DNA harbors:
- the LOC139419520 gene encoding neuronal tyrosine-phosphorylated phosphoinositide-3-kinase adapter 1-like, which yields MSSGSAQDVAVEHFLRDIERRSKRLHCAVIGCEEEQCPRGDMNLLYRKSRLDWRHKDQDGNKKSSSQKDPSSATVGKVRDLASFRRHFRMGFMTMPASQDLSPHSCASAMAPRSQSCHAVGARDTDLENGEDYSDTQSQHGGRCPPTKPKRHPSTRLSSSDPRAPYVLPDTPPPPLPTHSQAKHSEKKNAMKKSDSGDMSKKVPPLKPKRSPSTQLSFDPPPARVPPPATPLLFQGGEGKPQGEEGDDEPVYIEMVGQVFTRESQTATPHPVTPVATTPDSDSDQNEAIYEEMKYPLPEDREGHKRIPLKHERLKSSKHHSSGISAPLPRPSSSPSCSKPKATVSISHSSPLPSSTSTTPVPQPLSSSPQPPRAPTPYLLQGNKSETESTSKIPAPFPNLLQHRPPLLAFPQPAAASSGVGVQHKAVAAKLGTISIQTSSSMTTPSSTSSASTTPSSNLPMLLSGCKESKERDKQSRDKDKDRDRDRDSQLDPAPGLRARSHSTPLPPSSKSTSPYSHQHHHPHHRPSHYHHYRKPDRGDSPNPNTNNKNGSETSSKSTAQTQTQGSGKEGKSVSFYLKSDKGDRDRDRERDRDRERDGHRDNHRDRDRDSDRERHRERDRERDRDRDRETGSHSTSSQAESTPTTNSHSSQTSTSSNPNQSSSTSSHSRPHSRSHLQRSHTPHGLPAYKPPSSDSPLLWTYPSVGFRRPPAYDSLRGGSHLPSLHHQGHGDVASKSSTVPGPVQGKAGFMPWDSSGFGDDGSYWPLQRKLSFSHGSRETAREKDEGRAWNGSADALLRVDKEELVPGHRGRGGGGGHSGIPVRFTGARGLGHSESLAGMEEGFLGFRALPRGGLPLPCQTFPAYRNGELGRFGRSSSTSGARQVGGCDVQRQSSLPHREALSQLHGLSHSSQTPCSPSLSRQQQQLQLHQQQLQLQQQLQQLQQQHHLQLQFQHLAQLAQGQPPNTGGAAASAAQTQRDGKLLEVIERKRCLCKEIKAQRRPDKSLCKQDSMPILPSWRRTPEPRKTGTPPCQRPQAVVWDTAI from the exons ATGAGCTCTGGCTCCGCCCAGGATGTGGCGGTGGAGCATTTCTTGCGTGACATAGAGAGGAGGAgcaagcggctacattgcgctgtgattggctgcGAGGAGGAGCAGTGTCCCCGCGGCGACATGAACCTGCTGTATCGTAAGAGCCGGCTGGACTGGAGGCACAAGGACCAGGATGGCAATaagaagag CTCCAGCCAGAAAGACCCCTCCTCAGCCACGGTGGGCAAGGTCCGTGACCTGGCGTCCTTCCGACGCCACTTCCGCATGGGCTTCATGACCATGCCTGCCTCCCAGGATCTGTCCCCTCACTCCTGTGCCTCTGCCATGGCCCCCCGCTCCCAGTCCTGCCATGCCGTGGGCGCTAgagacacagatctggagaaTGGGGAGGATTACTCTGACACCCAGTCACAGCACGGCGGGCGCTGCCCCCCTACCAAACCCAAACGACACCCCAGCACCCGCCTCAGCTCCTCAGACCCCAGAGCACCTTACGTCCTCCCGGACACCCCTCCACCGCCCCTACCCACTCACTCACAGGCCAAACACTCAGAGAAGAAGAATG CAATGAAGAAGTCAGACTCGGGGGACATGTCCAAGAAGGTGCCGCCTCTGAAGCCCAAACGAAGTCCCAGCACTCAGCTCTCGTTTGACCCCCCACCGGCCCGCGTGCCCCCTCCTGCCACGCCCCTGCTTTTCCAGGGGGGTGAGGGTAAGCCCCagggtgaggagggggatgaTGAGCCTGTCTACATAGAGATGGTGGGCCAGGTGTTCACAAGGGAGAGCCAGACTGCCACCCCTCACCCTGTCACTCCTGTCGCCACCACACCCGACTCAGACTCAGACCAAAACGAGGCCATCTATGAGGAGATGAAGTACCCGTTgccagaggacagagagggacacaAACGCATCCCTCTCAAACACGAGAGACTCAAATCCTCCAAACACCACTCCTCTGGCATCTCTGCCCCTCTACctcgcccctcctcctccccctcctgttCCAAACCTAAAGCCACAGTGTCCATTTCCCACTCCtcgcccctcccctcctccacctccaccacccctgTCCCCCAGCCACTCTCCTCCAGCCCGCAACCCCCACGGGCCCCTACTCCCTATCTCCTCCAGGGGAACAAATCAGAGACAGAGTCCACCAGTAAGATCCCGGCCCCCTTCCCCAACCTGCTGCAGCACCGGCCTCCGCTGCTCGCCTTCCCCCAGCCTGCTGCTGCCTCCAGCGGGGTCGGGGTCCAACACAAAGCTGTTGCTGCCAAACTGGGAACCATCAGCATCCAGACCTCCTCCAGTATGACAACGCCATCCAGCACCTCCTCTGCCTCTACCACCCCCTCCTCCAATCTCCCCATGCTCCTGTCAGGCTGTAAGGAGTCTAAGGAAAGAGACAAGCAGAgcagagacaaagacaaagacagagacagagacagagacagccagcTCGACCCTGCACCGGGTCTAAGGGCCAGGAGCCACTCCACACCGCTGCCCCCTTCCTCCAAGTCCACCTCCCCTTActcccaccagcaccaccacccccaccaccgcccctcacactaccaccactaccgcaAGCCAGATAGAGGAGACTCGCCCAACCCCAACACCAACAACAAGAATGGCTCAGAAACCTCCTCCAAGTCCACtgcccagacccagacccagggctctggcAAGGAGGGCAAGTCTGTGAGCTTCTACTTGAAGTCAGACAaaggagacagggacagggacagagagagggacagagatagggaAAGAGACGGTCACAGGGAcaatcacagagacagagacagggacagtgacagagagagacacagggagagagacagagagcgagaccgtgacagagacagagaaacagggtcccactctacctcctctcagGCTGAGAGCACTCCCACCACCAACAGCCATTCATCACAGACCAGCACCAGTTCAAACCCAAACcagtcctcctccacctcctctcactCTCGCCCTCACTCTCGTTCCCACCTCCAACGCTCCCACACCCCTCATGGCCTGCCTGCCTACAAGCCCCCCTCCTCAGACAGCCCCCTGCTCTGGACCTACCCCTCAGTGGGCTTCCGGAGACCCCCGGCGTACGACAGCCTGCGAGGAGGGTCTCATCTGCCCTCCTTGCACCACCAGGGTCACGGTGATGTGGCCTCCAAAAGCAGCACGGTGCCTGGGCCCGTCCAGGGGAAGGCTGGATTCATGCCCTGGGACAGCAGTGGCTTTGGAGACGACGGGTCCTACTGGCCCTTGCAGAGGAAACTCTCCTTCAGCCATGGCAGccgagagacagcaagagaaa AGGATGAAGGACGTGCATGGAATGGTAGTGCCGATGCCCTCCTGAGGGTGGACAAGGAGGAACTGGTCCCAGGGCatcgaggaagaggaggaggaggaggccacTCTGGGATCCCAGTACGCTTCACTGGAGCGAGGGGGCTGGGCCACAGTGAGTCCCTGGCCGGGATGGAGGAGGGGTTCTTGGGGTTCCGAGCCCTGCCTAGAGGgggtctccctctcccctgccaaACCTTCCCAGCCTATCGCAATGGAG AACTGGGTCGATTCGGCCGCTCATCATCCACCTCTGGTGCGAGGCAGGTGGGTGGATGCGACGTTCAGAGGCAGAGCAGCCTGCCTCATCGAGAGGCACTGAGTCAG TTGCATGGGCTGTCCCACTCCTCCCAGACACCCTGCAGTCCCAGTCTGTCtcgacagcagcagcagctccaACTCCATCAGCAGCAGCTGCAGTTACAGCAACAGCTCCAGCAgctgcagcagcagcaccacctcCAGCTGCAGTTCCAGCACCTGGCTCAGCTAGCCCAGGGACAGCCTCCCAACACCGGGGGCGCCGCCGCATCCGCAGCCCAGACCCAGAGGGATGGTAAGCTGCTGGAGGTCATCGAGAGGAAGCGCTGCCTATGCAAAGAGATCAAGGCCCAGCGGCGCCCAGACAAGAGCCTGTGTAAGCAGGACAGCATGCCTATCCTGCCCAGCTGGAGACGGACCCCTGAACCCCGCAAGACGGGCACACCTCCCTGCCAGAGGCCCCAGGCTGTGGTGTGGGACACTGCCATCTGA